A region of Channa argus isolate prfri chromosome 8, Channa argus male v1.0, whole genome shotgun sequence DNA encodes the following proteins:
- the ankrd24 gene encoding ankyrin repeat domain-containing protein 24 isoform X1 — translation MDPQQPFFSLMKRFCPCLSLLPLPSQDWSKSDERLLQAVEQNEPDKVSALIVKKGLCPTKLDAEGKSAFHLSVSRGRLDCLELIISHGVDLNGPDGAGFSALHLAAKNAQPECLKRLLQERLAVDCTDSIGRTPLHHAAVSGCLSCTETLWDFKASLDVQDADGATPLILAAQMSRVDLCIFLLGRGANANLQDNHGRSALMFACESDSVETVEALLRGGANTHLVDALGHKAADYSVATFNRRIIQMLQDGVLHASEDTGEEPPQVPSGASSMQGGTTPRKRKAPPPPRSPLQIQGLPPSSQPQSPVPTAKSPEPLSPAPSPQPPETQQPAQEEDEEVFEEIRRLRLERGRLLQKIKALEQQQQSALSALEELSQLKQRLEEAEVERDKLLEELKVGHGIGASDSEDMDEMMDFPEKLLSKRSRSSCAQHEVTETDSASPSPAVAELHKQIEKLTSQNSELVLKVQMLEMFEKDDTDMQISSSDYVPLAQYETLRKEFEALQERLSQAQASDEASSMAEEHRGDKKSQGAVDTESIEALKEKLRSLEGQLASSKSELEELKEQMHLGVLSVECGEGDTITPGAVTEGQSGAAEEGLSQEAQQLRTRVAQLEEELAKQQGNEGGQSSQDSDTIKQLTEKVEALQAALAQKESMKEKGEEDNDGEETETVQCLRDKVAKLEAALAESTTLEKEGGSAGDGDQIRCLQERLGELEGQLRKCVPRAELEEVQVTLGLQCEQLARERADVARRLNEALLELERLRPPPHGDDEEEEEEEEEHSESLKPSIISEHSRHTLAVVREELEVARQEAAQALDCLCAEREGRAQDALQLKDAVPLSKHKEALSAVSEQLAQTLQELQEERRLRSQAEEQAATLEAKLKTMHNAISKEEHEEVKAELQRSLQASESSAAAAQDALNEKEMELRELKSQKAAEQGLISKEDHEALRLSLQAEINAITARFNDLTRKHEKTCTEVFQVQRDALFNKSERQVAESQLAKVQQQLAELQAQSSHIQELQKNIQESQGLVKEKDRKITELSKEVFRLKEALGALSPPFGITSSSSSSTHHGNPGQQMALQNRISILTQQLQDWERKHKQVVAVYRSHLLAAVQGRMDEDVQGLLLQILRMTRQGH, via the exons ATGGATCCTCAACAGCCTTTCTTTAGCCTGATGAAGCGGTTCTGTCCTTGCCTCAGCCTGCTGCCACTGCCA AGTCAGGACTGGAGTAAGAGTGATGAGAGGCTCCTGCAGGCTGTGGAGCAGAATGAACCCGACAAAGTCTCTGCTCTCATCGTCAAGAAAGGTCTGTGTCCCACCAAGTTGGATGCTGAGGGAAAGTCGGC CTTCCACCTCTCTGTGTCCCGAGGCAGGCTAGACTGTTTGGAGCTCATCATCTCACATGGAGTTGATCTTAACGGCCCTGATGGTGCTG GCTTCAGCGCCCTTCACCTTGCAGCCAAAAATGCTCAGCCTGAGTGTTTAAAGAGACTCTTACAG GAGAGATTGGCCGTAGATTGCACTGACAGCATTGGTAGGACACCCCTTCATCACGCAG CTGTCAGTGGCTGTTTGTCCTGCACTGAGACCCTGTGGGACTTTAAGGCCAGTCTAGATGTCCAGGACGCT GATGGGGCCACGCCCCTGATCTTAGCAGCCCAGATGAGCAGAGTGGACCTCTGTATATTCCTCTTGGGACGAGGTGCTAATGCTAACCTTCAGGACAATCACGGAAG GTCTGCGTTAATGTTTGCCTGTGAGAGTGACAGTGTTGAAACCGTAGAGGCTCTGCTGAGAGGTGGAGCCAACACACATCTGGTTGATGCCCTTGGACACAAAGCCGCTGACTACAGTGTAGCCACATTCAACCGACGCATCATACAGATGTTGCAGGATGGAGTGCTTCACG CTTCTGAGGACACAGGCGAGGAG CCCCCACAAGTCCCCTCAGGCGCCTCCTCAATGCAAGGGGGGACAACCCCCCGCAAACGGAAGGCTCCTCCACCACCCCGCTCTCCTCTCCAg ATCCAGGGTTTGCCACCATCTTCACAACCCCAGAGTCCTGTTCCCACAGCCAAGTCTCCTGAACCCCTGTCTCCTGCTCCCTCTCCACAGCCTCCAGAAACACAACAACCAGCCCAG gaggaagatgaggaggtaTTTGAGGAGATTCGACGTCTTCGTTTGGAGAGAGGCCGTCTGCTCCAGAAGATCAAAGCCTTggagcagcaacaacaaagcgCCTTGTCTGCCTTGGAGGAG TTGTCCCAACTAAAGCAGCGTCTAGAAGAAGCAGAGGTAGAGAGGGACAAGCTGCTTGAAGAGCTGAAGGTCGGCCATGGTATTGGTGCCAGTGACTCTGAAGACATGGACGAAATGATGGACTTCCCAG AGAAGCTGCTCTCAAAGCGCTCCAGATCCTCTTGTGCTCAGCATGAGGTAACAGAAACTGACTCAGCCAGCCCGTCTCCTGCTGTTGCTGAGCTGCACAAACAAATAGAGAAACTTACCTCACAAAACTCTGAACTTGTTCTGAAAGTGCAG ATGCTGGAGATGTTTGAGAAGGATGACACAGACATGCAAATTTCCAGCTCAGACTATGTCCCTTTAGCTCAGTACGAGACCCTGAGGAAGGAGTTTGAAGCGCTTCAGGAACGCCTCTCTCAGGCCCAGGCTTCAGATGAGGCCTCCAGCATGGCTGAGGAGCA tAGGGGTGATAAGAAATCTCAAGGTGCTGTGGATACAGAGAGTATAGAGGCTCTGAAGGAGAAGCTGCGTAGCCTGGAAGGGCAGCTGGCCTCCTCCAAGTCTGAGCTTGAGGAGCTGAAGGAGCAGATGCATCTTGGTGTGCTTTCTGTGGAGTGCGGCGAAGGGGATACTATCACACCAGGTGCTGTGACTGAAGGCCAGTCTGGGGCAGCAGAGGAGGGTCTGAGCCAGGAGGCACAGCAGCTGAGAACGAGGGTGGCGCAGCTAGAGGAGGAGCTTGCTAAGCAACAGGGCAATGAAGGGGGTCAGAGCAGCCAGGACAGTGACACAATCAAACAGCTGACAGAGAAAGTAGAGGCACTGCAGGCTGCTCTGGCCCAGAAGGAgtcaatgaaagaaaaaggggaGGAAGACAACGACGGAGAAGAGACAGAAACTGTGCAGTGCCTCCGTGACAAAGTGGCTAAGTTGGAGGCAGCCCTGGCAGAAAGCACAACAttagagaaagagggaggaagcGCAGGAGATGGAGATCAGATCCGTTGCCTTCAGGAGCGATTAGGTGAGCTAGAGGGGCAGCTGAGGAAGTGTGTGCCCCGTGCAGAGTTGGAGGAGGTGCAGGTGACTCTGGGGCTCCAGTGTGAGCAGCTGGCCAGAGAGAGGGCGGATGTAGCAAGAAGGCTCAATGAAGCTCTCCTGGAGCTAGAGAGACTTCGGCCACCTCCACATGgagatgatgaagaagaggaggaagaagaggaggagcacTCTGAGAGCTTGAAGCCCTCAATTATATCAG AGCACTCCAGACACACCCTGGCAGTAGTGAGAGAAGAACTGGAAGTGGCAAGACAGGAAGCTGCCCAGGCTCTGGACTGTTTGTGTGCTGAAAGGGAGGGCCGTGCTCAGGACGCCCTTCAGTTGAAAGATGCAGTGCCACTCTCTAAACACAAGGAGGCGCTGTCTGCAGTATCAGAACAGCTAGCTCAGACATTGCAGGAGCTCCAGGAGGAGAGGAGGCTACGTAGCCAGGCTGAGGAGCAGGCTGCCACACTAGAGGCCAAACTTAAGACTATGCACAATGCCATATCCAAAGAGGAGCATGAGGAAGTCAAG GCAGAGCTCCAGCGCTCTCTGCAGGCCAGTGAGAGCAGTGCCGCAGCAGCTCAGGATGCTTTGAATGAGAAGGAGATGGAGCTGAGAGAGCTGAAGTCACAGAAAGCCGCAGAACAGGGTTTAATCTCTAAAGAGGACCACGAGGCTCTGCGGCTCTCTTTGCAGGCCGAGATCAATGCCATCACAGCCCGATTCAATGATCTTACGCGCAAACATGAGAAGACCTGCACTGAG GTGTTCCAGGTGCAGAGGGATGCTCTCTTCAACAAGAGTGAGCGGCAGGTCGCAGAGTCCCAGCTGGccaaagtgcagcagcagcttgcAGAACTACAGGCCCAATCCAGTCACATCCAGGAGCTCCAAAAGAACATTCAGGAATCCCAGGGCCTGGTCAAGGAGAAAGACCGCAAG ATAACAGAGCTGTCCAAGGAGGTGTTCCGGTTAAAAGAGGCCCTAGGAGCTTTGTCACCTCCTTTTGGAATtacatcatcctcctcctcatccaccCACCATGGTAACCCTGGGCAGCAAATGGCACTGCAGAACAGGATCTCTATACTCACCCAGCAGCTTCAG GACtgggagagaaaacacaaacaggtcGTGGCTGTATACCGTTCACATTTATTGGCAGCTGTCCAG GGCCGTATGGATGAAGACGTGCAAGGTCTGCTACTCCAGATTCTGAGGATGACACGGCAGGGACACTAA
- the ankrd24 gene encoding ankyrin repeat domain-containing protein 24 isoform X6, which translates to MDPQQPFFSLMKRFCPCLSLLPLPSQDWSKSDERLLQAVEQNEPDKVSALIVKKGLCPTKLDAEGKSAFHLSVSRGRLDCLELIISHGVDLNGPDGAGFSALHLAAKNAQPECLKRLLQERLAVDCTDSIGRTPLHHAAVSGCLSCTETLWDFKASLDVQDADGATPLILAAQMSRVDLCIFLLGRGANANLQDNHGRSALMFACESDSVETVEALLRGGANTHLVDALGHKAADYSVATFNRRIIQMLQDGVLHASEDTGEEIQGLPPSSQPQSPVPTAKSPEPLSPAPSPQPPETQQPAQEEDEEVFEEIRRLRLERGRLLQKIKALEQQQQSALSALEELSQLKQRLEEAEVERDKLLEELKVGHGIGASDSEDMDEMMDFPEKLLSKRSRSSCAQHEVTETDSASPSPAVAELHKQIEKLTSQNSELVLKVQMLEMFEKDDTDMQISSSDYVPLAQYETLRKEFEALQERLSQAQASDEASSMAEEHRGDKKSQGAVDTESIEALKEKLRSLEGQLASSKSELEELKEQMHLGVLSVECGEGDTITPGAVTEGQSGAAEEGLSQEAQQLRTRVAQLEEELAKQQGNEGGQSSQDSDTIKQLTEKVEALQAALAQKESMKEKGEEDNDGEETETVQCLRDKVAKLEAALAESTTLEKEGGSAGDGDQIRCLQERLGELEGQLRKCVPRAELEEVQVTLGLQCEQLARERADVARRLNEALLELERLRPPPHGDDEEEEEEEEEHSESLKPSIISEHSRHTLAVVREELEVARQEAAQALDCLCAEREGRAQDALQLKDAVPLSKHKEALSAVSEQLAQTLQELQEERRLRSQAEEQAATLEAKLKTMHNAISKEEHEEVKAELQRSLQASESSAAAAQDALNEKEMELRELKSQKAAEQGLISKEDHEALRLSLQAEINAITARFNDLTRKHEKTCTEVFQVQRDALFNKSERQVAESQLAKVQQQLAELQAQSSHIQELQKNIQESQGLVKEKDRKITELSKEVFRLKEALGALSPPFGITSSSSSSTHHGNPGQQMALQNRISILTQQLQDWERKHKQVVAVYRSHLLAAVQGRMDEDVQGLLLQILRMTRQGH; encoded by the exons ATGGATCCTCAACAGCCTTTCTTTAGCCTGATGAAGCGGTTCTGTCCTTGCCTCAGCCTGCTGCCACTGCCA AGTCAGGACTGGAGTAAGAGTGATGAGAGGCTCCTGCAGGCTGTGGAGCAGAATGAACCCGACAAAGTCTCTGCTCTCATCGTCAAGAAAGGTCTGTGTCCCACCAAGTTGGATGCTGAGGGAAAGTCGGC CTTCCACCTCTCTGTGTCCCGAGGCAGGCTAGACTGTTTGGAGCTCATCATCTCACATGGAGTTGATCTTAACGGCCCTGATGGTGCTG GCTTCAGCGCCCTTCACCTTGCAGCCAAAAATGCTCAGCCTGAGTGTTTAAAGAGACTCTTACAG GAGAGATTGGCCGTAGATTGCACTGACAGCATTGGTAGGACACCCCTTCATCACGCAG CTGTCAGTGGCTGTTTGTCCTGCACTGAGACCCTGTGGGACTTTAAGGCCAGTCTAGATGTCCAGGACGCT GATGGGGCCACGCCCCTGATCTTAGCAGCCCAGATGAGCAGAGTGGACCTCTGTATATTCCTCTTGGGACGAGGTGCTAATGCTAACCTTCAGGACAATCACGGAAG GTCTGCGTTAATGTTTGCCTGTGAGAGTGACAGTGTTGAAACCGTAGAGGCTCTGCTGAGAGGTGGAGCCAACACACATCTGGTTGATGCCCTTGGACACAAAGCCGCTGACTACAGTGTAGCCACATTCAACCGACGCATCATACAGATGTTGCAGGATGGAGTGCTTCACG CTTCTGAGGACACAGGCGAGGAG ATCCAGGGTTTGCCACCATCTTCACAACCCCAGAGTCCTGTTCCCACAGCCAAGTCTCCTGAACCCCTGTCTCCTGCTCCCTCTCCACAGCCTCCAGAAACACAACAACCAGCCCAG gaggaagatgaggaggtaTTTGAGGAGATTCGACGTCTTCGTTTGGAGAGAGGCCGTCTGCTCCAGAAGATCAAAGCCTTggagcagcaacaacaaagcgCCTTGTCTGCCTTGGAGGAG TTGTCCCAACTAAAGCAGCGTCTAGAAGAAGCAGAGGTAGAGAGGGACAAGCTGCTTGAAGAGCTGAAGGTCGGCCATGGTATTGGTGCCAGTGACTCTGAAGACATGGACGAAATGATGGACTTCCCAG AGAAGCTGCTCTCAAAGCGCTCCAGATCCTCTTGTGCTCAGCATGAGGTAACAGAAACTGACTCAGCCAGCCCGTCTCCTGCTGTTGCTGAGCTGCACAAACAAATAGAGAAACTTACCTCACAAAACTCTGAACTTGTTCTGAAAGTGCAG ATGCTGGAGATGTTTGAGAAGGATGACACAGACATGCAAATTTCCAGCTCAGACTATGTCCCTTTAGCTCAGTACGAGACCCTGAGGAAGGAGTTTGAAGCGCTTCAGGAACGCCTCTCTCAGGCCCAGGCTTCAGATGAGGCCTCCAGCATGGCTGAGGAGCA tAGGGGTGATAAGAAATCTCAAGGTGCTGTGGATACAGAGAGTATAGAGGCTCTGAAGGAGAAGCTGCGTAGCCTGGAAGGGCAGCTGGCCTCCTCCAAGTCTGAGCTTGAGGAGCTGAAGGAGCAGATGCATCTTGGTGTGCTTTCTGTGGAGTGCGGCGAAGGGGATACTATCACACCAGGTGCTGTGACTGAAGGCCAGTCTGGGGCAGCAGAGGAGGGTCTGAGCCAGGAGGCACAGCAGCTGAGAACGAGGGTGGCGCAGCTAGAGGAGGAGCTTGCTAAGCAACAGGGCAATGAAGGGGGTCAGAGCAGCCAGGACAGTGACACAATCAAACAGCTGACAGAGAAAGTAGAGGCACTGCAGGCTGCTCTGGCCCAGAAGGAgtcaatgaaagaaaaaggggaGGAAGACAACGACGGAGAAGAGACAGAAACTGTGCAGTGCCTCCGTGACAAAGTGGCTAAGTTGGAGGCAGCCCTGGCAGAAAGCACAACAttagagaaagagggaggaagcGCAGGAGATGGAGATCAGATCCGTTGCCTTCAGGAGCGATTAGGTGAGCTAGAGGGGCAGCTGAGGAAGTGTGTGCCCCGTGCAGAGTTGGAGGAGGTGCAGGTGACTCTGGGGCTCCAGTGTGAGCAGCTGGCCAGAGAGAGGGCGGATGTAGCAAGAAGGCTCAATGAAGCTCTCCTGGAGCTAGAGAGACTTCGGCCACCTCCACATGgagatgatgaagaagaggaggaagaagaggaggagcacTCTGAGAGCTTGAAGCCCTCAATTATATCAG AGCACTCCAGACACACCCTGGCAGTAGTGAGAGAAGAACTGGAAGTGGCAAGACAGGAAGCTGCCCAGGCTCTGGACTGTTTGTGTGCTGAAAGGGAGGGCCGTGCTCAGGACGCCCTTCAGTTGAAAGATGCAGTGCCACTCTCTAAACACAAGGAGGCGCTGTCTGCAGTATCAGAACAGCTAGCTCAGACATTGCAGGAGCTCCAGGAGGAGAGGAGGCTACGTAGCCAGGCTGAGGAGCAGGCTGCCACACTAGAGGCCAAACTTAAGACTATGCACAATGCCATATCCAAAGAGGAGCATGAGGAAGTCAAG GCAGAGCTCCAGCGCTCTCTGCAGGCCAGTGAGAGCAGTGCCGCAGCAGCTCAGGATGCTTTGAATGAGAAGGAGATGGAGCTGAGAGAGCTGAAGTCACAGAAAGCCGCAGAACAGGGTTTAATCTCTAAAGAGGACCACGAGGCTCTGCGGCTCTCTTTGCAGGCCGAGATCAATGCCATCACAGCCCGATTCAATGATCTTACGCGCAAACATGAGAAGACCTGCACTGAG GTGTTCCAGGTGCAGAGGGATGCTCTCTTCAACAAGAGTGAGCGGCAGGTCGCAGAGTCCCAGCTGGccaaagtgcagcagcagcttgcAGAACTACAGGCCCAATCCAGTCACATCCAGGAGCTCCAAAAGAACATTCAGGAATCCCAGGGCCTGGTCAAGGAGAAAGACCGCAAG ATAACAGAGCTGTCCAAGGAGGTGTTCCGGTTAAAAGAGGCCCTAGGAGCTTTGTCACCTCCTTTTGGAATtacatcatcctcctcctcatccaccCACCATGGTAACCCTGGGCAGCAAATGGCACTGCAGAACAGGATCTCTATACTCACCCAGCAGCTTCAG GACtgggagagaaaacacaaacaggtcGTGGCTGTATACCGTTCACATTTATTGGCAGCTGTCCAG GGCCGTATGGATGAAGACGTGCAAGGTCTGCTACTCCAGATTCTGAGGATGACACGGCAGGGACACTAA
- the ankrd24 gene encoding ankyrin repeat domain-containing protein 24 isoform X2, whose protein sequence is MDPQQPFFSLMKRFCPCLSLLPLPSQDWSKSDERLLQAVEQNEPDKVSALIVKKGLCPTKLDAEGKSAFHLSVSRGRLDCLELIISHGVDLNGPDGAGFSALHLAAKNAQPECLKRLLQERLAVDCTDSIGRTPLHHAAVSGCLSCTETLWDFKASLDVQDADGATPLILAAQMSRVDLCIFLLGRGANANLQDNHGRSALMFACESDSVETVEALLRGGANTHLVDALGHKAADYSVATFNRRIIQMLQDGVLHASEDTGEEPPQVPSGASSMQGGTTPRKRKAPPPPRSPLQIQGLPPSSQPQSPVPTAKSPEPLSPAPSPQPPETQQPAQEEDEEVFEEIRRLRLERGRLLQKIKALEQQQQSALSALEELSQLKQRLEEAEVERDKLLEELKVGHGIGASDSEDMDEMMDFPEKLLSKRSRSSCAQHEVTETDSASPSPAVAELHKQIEKLTSQNSELVLKVQMLEMFEKDDTDMQISSSDYVPLAQYETLRKEFEALQERLSQAQASDEASSMAEEQGDKKSQGAVDTESIEALKEKLRSLEGQLASSKSELEELKEQMHLGVLSVECGEGDTITPGAVTEGQSGAAEEGLSQEAQQLRTRVAQLEEELAKQQGNEGGQSSQDSDTIKQLTEKVEALQAALAQKESMKEKGEEDNDGEETETVQCLRDKVAKLEAALAESTTLEKEGGSAGDGDQIRCLQERLGELEGQLRKCVPRAELEEVQVTLGLQCEQLARERADVARRLNEALLELERLRPPPHGDDEEEEEEEEEHSESLKPSIISEHSRHTLAVVREELEVARQEAAQALDCLCAEREGRAQDALQLKDAVPLSKHKEALSAVSEQLAQTLQELQEERRLRSQAEEQAATLEAKLKTMHNAISKEEHEEVKAELQRSLQASESSAAAAQDALNEKEMELRELKSQKAAEQGLISKEDHEALRLSLQAEINAITARFNDLTRKHEKTCTEVFQVQRDALFNKSERQVAESQLAKVQQQLAELQAQSSHIQELQKNIQESQGLVKEKDRKITELSKEVFRLKEALGALSPPFGITSSSSSSTHHGNPGQQMALQNRISILTQQLQDWERKHKQVVAVYRSHLLAAVQGRMDEDVQGLLLQILRMTRQGH, encoded by the exons ATGGATCCTCAACAGCCTTTCTTTAGCCTGATGAAGCGGTTCTGTCCTTGCCTCAGCCTGCTGCCACTGCCA AGTCAGGACTGGAGTAAGAGTGATGAGAGGCTCCTGCAGGCTGTGGAGCAGAATGAACCCGACAAAGTCTCTGCTCTCATCGTCAAGAAAGGTCTGTGTCCCACCAAGTTGGATGCTGAGGGAAAGTCGGC CTTCCACCTCTCTGTGTCCCGAGGCAGGCTAGACTGTTTGGAGCTCATCATCTCACATGGAGTTGATCTTAACGGCCCTGATGGTGCTG GCTTCAGCGCCCTTCACCTTGCAGCCAAAAATGCTCAGCCTGAGTGTTTAAAGAGACTCTTACAG GAGAGATTGGCCGTAGATTGCACTGACAGCATTGGTAGGACACCCCTTCATCACGCAG CTGTCAGTGGCTGTTTGTCCTGCACTGAGACCCTGTGGGACTTTAAGGCCAGTCTAGATGTCCAGGACGCT GATGGGGCCACGCCCCTGATCTTAGCAGCCCAGATGAGCAGAGTGGACCTCTGTATATTCCTCTTGGGACGAGGTGCTAATGCTAACCTTCAGGACAATCACGGAAG GTCTGCGTTAATGTTTGCCTGTGAGAGTGACAGTGTTGAAACCGTAGAGGCTCTGCTGAGAGGTGGAGCCAACACACATCTGGTTGATGCCCTTGGACACAAAGCCGCTGACTACAGTGTAGCCACATTCAACCGACGCATCATACAGATGTTGCAGGATGGAGTGCTTCACG CTTCTGAGGACACAGGCGAGGAG CCCCCACAAGTCCCCTCAGGCGCCTCCTCAATGCAAGGGGGGACAACCCCCCGCAAACGGAAGGCTCCTCCACCACCCCGCTCTCCTCTCCAg ATCCAGGGTTTGCCACCATCTTCACAACCCCAGAGTCCTGTTCCCACAGCCAAGTCTCCTGAACCCCTGTCTCCTGCTCCCTCTCCACAGCCTCCAGAAACACAACAACCAGCCCAG gaggaagatgaggaggtaTTTGAGGAGATTCGACGTCTTCGTTTGGAGAGAGGCCGTCTGCTCCAGAAGATCAAAGCCTTggagcagcaacaacaaagcgCCTTGTCTGCCTTGGAGGAG TTGTCCCAACTAAAGCAGCGTCTAGAAGAAGCAGAGGTAGAGAGGGACAAGCTGCTTGAAGAGCTGAAGGTCGGCCATGGTATTGGTGCCAGTGACTCTGAAGACATGGACGAAATGATGGACTTCCCAG AGAAGCTGCTCTCAAAGCGCTCCAGATCCTCTTGTGCTCAGCATGAGGTAACAGAAACTGACTCAGCCAGCCCGTCTCCTGCTGTTGCTGAGCTGCACAAACAAATAGAGAAACTTACCTCACAAAACTCTGAACTTGTTCTGAAAGTGCAG ATGCTGGAGATGTTTGAGAAGGATGACACAGACATGCAAATTTCCAGCTCAGACTATGTCCCTTTAGCTCAGTACGAGACCCTGAGGAAGGAGTTTGAAGCGCTTCAGGAACGCCTCTCTCAGGCCCAGGCTTCAGATGAGGCCTCCAGCATGGCTGAGGAGCA GGGTGATAAGAAATCTCAAGGTGCTGTGGATACAGAGAGTATAGAGGCTCTGAAGGAGAAGCTGCGTAGCCTGGAAGGGCAGCTGGCCTCCTCCAAGTCTGAGCTTGAGGAGCTGAAGGAGCAGATGCATCTTGGTGTGCTTTCTGTGGAGTGCGGCGAAGGGGATACTATCACACCAGGTGCTGTGACTGAAGGCCAGTCTGGGGCAGCAGAGGAGGGTCTGAGCCAGGAGGCACAGCAGCTGAGAACGAGGGTGGCGCAGCTAGAGGAGGAGCTTGCTAAGCAACAGGGCAATGAAGGGGGTCAGAGCAGCCAGGACAGTGACACAATCAAACAGCTGACAGAGAAAGTAGAGGCACTGCAGGCTGCTCTGGCCCAGAAGGAgtcaatgaaagaaaaaggggaGGAAGACAACGACGGAGAAGAGACAGAAACTGTGCAGTGCCTCCGTGACAAAGTGGCTAAGTTGGAGGCAGCCCTGGCAGAAAGCACAACAttagagaaagagggaggaagcGCAGGAGATGGAGATCAGATCCGTTGCCTTCAGGAGCGATTAGGTGAGCTAGAGGGGCAGCTGAGGAAGTGTGTGCCCCGTGCAGAGTTGGAGGAGGTGCAGGTGACTCTGGGGCTCCAGTGTGAGCAGCTGGCCAGAGAGAGGGCGGATGTAGCAAGAAGGCTCAATGAAGCTCTCCTGGAGCTAGAGAGACTTCGGCCACCTCCACATGgagatgatgaagaagaggaggaagaagaggaggagcacTCTGAGAGCTTGAAGCCCTCAATTATATCAG AGCACTCCAGACACACCCTGGCAGTAGTGAGAGAAGAACTGGAAGTGGCAAGACAGGAAGCTGCCCAGGCTCTGGACTGTTTGTGTGCTGAAAGGGAGGGCCGTGCTCAGGACGCCCTTCAGTTGAAAGATGCAGTGCCACTCTCTAAACACAAGGAGGCGCTGTCTGCAGTATCAGAACAGCTAGCTCAGACATTGCAGGAGCTCCAGGAGGAGAGGAGGCTACGTAGCCAGGCTGAGGAGCAGGCTGCCACACTAGAGGCCAAACTTAAGACTATGCACAATGCCATATCCAAAGAGGAGCATGAGGAAGTCAAG GCAGAGCTCCAGCGCTCTCTGCAGGCCAGTGAGAGCAGTGCCGCAGCAGCTCAGGATGCTTTGAATGAGAAGGAGATGGAGCTGAGAGAGCTGAAGTCACAGAAAGCCGCAGAACAGGGTTTAATCTCTAAAGAGGACCACGAGGCTCTGCGGCTCTCTTTGCAGGCCGAGATCAATGCCATCACAGCCCGATTCAATGATCTTACGCGCAAACATGAGAAGACCTGCACTGAG GTGTTCCAGGTGCAGAGGGATGCTCTCTTCAACAAGAGTGAGCGGCAGGTCGCAGAGTCCCAGCTGGccaaagtgcagcagcagcttgcAGAACTACAGGCCCAATCCAGTCACATCCAGGAGCTCCAAAAGAACATTCAGGAATCCCAGGGCCTGGTCAAGGAGAAAGACCGCAAG ATAACAGAGCTGTCCAAGGAGGTGTTCCGGTTAAAAGAGGCCCTAGGAGCTTTGTCACCTCCTTTTGGAATtacatcatcctcctcctcatccaccCACCATGGTAACCCTGGGCAGCAAATGGCACTGCAGAACAGGATCTCTATACTCACCCAGCAGCTTCAG GACtgggagagaaaacacaaacaggtcGTGGCTGTATACCGTTCACATTTATTGGCAGCTGTCCAG GGCCGTATGGATGAAGACGTGCAAGGTCTGCTACTCCAGATTCTGAGGATGACACGGCAGGGACACTAA